Proteins from a genomic interval of Capsicum annuum cultivar UCD-10X-F1 chromosome 4, UCD10Xv1.1, whole genome shotgun sequence:
- the LOC107867599 gene encoding uncharacterized protein LOC107867599 isoform X1: MFIKFRGTHTSIFYSNAFPSYCFTSQCRLYSSSTSSHSLVNYLVDSLGFSKQEATTASSKKTQRIKDLLHRVENDFRVPRDSSMFHHAFQVLSAQTKYKLDRKIEIFKSFGWSDDDVLEMFRKLPHCIGISEVRIQEKLNLFMKELGFVPAFLASHPAILAYSLEKRVIPRMQVLKSLDERKLERRMWSFYTVLVLAETKFMEYFVLPYKDQIPDLYEPLKINVAP, translated from the exons ATGTTCATCAAATTCAGAGGCACTCATACTTCCATATTTTACTCCAATGCCTTTCCCTCTTACTGTTTTACATCTCAATGTAGACTCTACTCATCATCAACCTCTTCCCATTCCTTGGTTAACTATCTTGTTGATTCTCTCGGTTTCTCCAAACAAGAAGCAACCACTGCTTCCTCCAAG AAGACTCAGAGGATTAAAGATTTGTTGCATAGAGTGGAGAATGATTTTCGAGTTCCGCGTGACTCCTCTATGTTTCATCATGCATTTCAGGTGTTATCCGCGCAAACGAAGTACAAGTTGGATAGAAAGATTGAAATTTTCAAGAGTTTTGGATGGTCTGATGATGATGTACTCGAGATGTTCCGCAAGTTGCCTCATTGTATTGGTATCTCGGAAGTTAGAATTCAGGAAAAACTGAATCTTTTCATGAAGGAGCTTGGTTTTGTACCTGCTTTCTTGGCTTCTCATCCTGCTATTTTGGCCTACAGTCTGGAAAAACGAGTAATACCTCGAATGCAAGTCTTGAAAAGTTTGGACGAAAGGAAGCTTGAGAGGAGAATGTGGAGTTTTTATACTGTTCTAGTGTTAGCAGAAACAAAGTTCATGGAGTATTTTGTGTTGCCCTACAAGGATCAGATACCTGATTTATATGAACCACTCAAGATAAATGTGGCTCCTTAG
- the LOC107867599 gene encoding uncharacterized protein LOC107867599 isoform X2: MFIKFRGTHTSIFYSNAFPSYCFTSQCRLYSSSTSSHSLVNYLVDSLGFSKQEATTASSKVLSAQTKYKLDRKIEIFKSFGWSDDDVLEMFRKLPHCIGISEVRIQEKLNLFMKELGFVPAFLASHPAILAYSLEKRVIPRMQVLKSLDERKLERRMWSFYTVLVLAETKFMEYFVLPYKDQIPDLYEPLKINVAP; encoded by the exons ATGTTCATCAAATTCAGAGGCACTCATACTTCCATATTTTACTCCAATGCCTTTCCCTCTTACTGTTTTACATCTCAATGTAGACTCTACTCATCATCAACCTCTTCCCATTCCTTGGTTAACTATCTTGTTGATTCTCTCGGTTTCTCCAAACAAGAAGCAACCACTGCTTCCTCCAAG GTGTTATCCGCGCAAACGAAGTACAAGTTGGATAGAAAGATTGAAATTTTCAAGAGTTTTGGATGGTCTGATGATGATGTACTCGAGATGTTCCGCAAGTTGCCTCATTGTATTGGTATCTCGGAAGTTAGAATTCAGGAAAAACTGAATCTTTTCATGAAGGAGCTTGGTTTTGTACCTGCTTTCTTGGCTTCTCATCCTGCTATTTTGGCCTACAGTCTGGAAAAACGAGTAATACCTCGAATGCAAGTCTTGAAAAGTTTGGACGAAAGGAAGCTTGAGAGGAGAATGTGGAGTTTTTATACTGTTCTAGTGTTAGCAGAAACAAAGTTCATGGAGTATTTTGTGTTGCCCTACAAGGATCAGATACCTGATTTATATGAACCACTCAAGATAAATGTGGCTCCTTAG